TTCACGAGCGCGATCGCAACGAGGATGCCGCCACCGGGACCGTTGGGCGGAATCACCGTGCCGCCATACTCGATCCATGGGAAAGAGCTACGAGCGGATAGACGGCAGGCTGCGTACCTTCATCGAGTCGCAGCACATCTTCTTCACCGCGACGGCGCCGCTGGCCGGCGACGGGACCGTGAACCTTTCGCCCAAGGGGCTCGACGGCTCGTTCGCCGTGCTCGATGAACTCACCGTGGCCTACCTCGATTTCGCCGGCAGCAACGCCGAGACCATCGCCCATCTGCGCGAGAACGGCCGCATCACGCTGATGTGGTGCGCCTTCGACGGTCCGCCCAACATCGTGCGCGTGCACGGCCGCGGAGAGCCGGTCTTCCGCGACGACGCGCGTTGGAGCGAGCTGATGGGCCACTTCCCCGCCATCGACCCGACCCTGCACGGCCTGCGGGCGATCATTGTCGTGACCGCCGAGAAGATCCGCGACACCTGCGGATACGCCGTCCCGTTCATGACCTACGAACAGGACCGTCCGCTGCACGCTTCGCGCTTCGCGCGCGAGACCGACGAGTCGCTGGACGCCTACTTCCACAAGAAGGAGCACGTCGCGACCAGCATCGACGGCCTACCAGGCCTGCCGCTGCCGCTGCCGCCGCTTCCTCCGGCCGTGTAGGGCAGAGTCGGTGAGCGACGGCATCTCGGGCGATCGCGGTGCACACCGCAGCCCGGGCGCACGCCGGCGCCGAGCCTTGTGGTCTGTCCCCGGGCTAGGGGGACCAAAAAGGTCGGCCCCCCTGGGG
The sequence above is a segment of the Actinomadura coerulea genome. Coding sequences within it:
- a CDS encoding pyridoxamine 5'-phosphate oxidase family protein; its protein translation is MGKSYERIDGRLRTFIESQHIFFTATAPLAGDGTVNLSPKGLDGSFAVLDELTVAYLDFAGSNAETIAHLRENGRITLMWCAFDGPPNIVRVHGRGEPVFRDDARWSELMGHFPAIDPTLHGLRAIIVVTAEKIRDTCGYAVPFMTYEQDRPLHASRFARETDESLDAYFHKKEHVATSIDGLPGLPLPLPPLPPAV